In a single window of the Mercenaria mercenaria strain notata unplaced genomic scaffold, MADL_Memer_1 contig_3547, whole genome shotgun sequence genome:
- the LOC123532426 gene encoding uncharacterized protein LOC123532426 isoform X1, translating to MSFCLQESMMKIVFFSSLTEDEWESCLQSKNESQIKKLIQENCIPSSIHLDAAYRIFERSSELLGDIFALVSEYIKKQSPHILRVYAAYDDRKNSESNYCFLVFTRQSEAGLKPLNEVYPIKIVRIEDCSEEDEDVVKEILMSHGPPVNISHVEINLNKVISDHSERLMKETKNITLITTSMYRSQNYQRGNPPCLVNDPCVVILVMHKNWIPIGSKPLPREINGIPVDVREGIAVKFRGKLPSEKHDNVRIGCKIESSGLPGSGHSSWVCNAGTLGGFILGSNSTIYGFTCAHILFPDKTLKEMQRDEKIYIGEDLELSVMKQKEEVSRLDIIVKRLEERKVYQASCEMDEYLGTVEMALYALGSTFDYTGVDFAVVKIDAERIPNTTEFPYVDDSGTFKRVILKTETEGASTERDFRFNSGKIIDEDLKCGEEVIKYGCRTLLTTGIFLGKRTFNNIDGETWYGQCEIVSNSSFAKESDSGSLVFRQKESDLEAACILLGGTRVRFAATYFPDILERTGLKDITFLKFDSQETKE from the exons ATGTCTTTTTGTTTACAAGAAAGTATGATGAAAATTGTATTCTTTTCTTCCCTTACAGAAGATGAATGGGAATCCTGCTTACAGTCTAAAAACGAAAGTCAAATAAAGAAACTCATTCAGGAAAACTGTATTCCAAGTTCAATACATCTCGATGCTGCATACAGAATCTTTGAGCGCTCTTCTGAACTTCTTGGGGATATCTTTGCATTGGTTTCAGAGTACATAAAGAAGCAGTCACCACACATACTTCGAGTGTATGCGGCATATGATGATAGAAAGAATTCGGAGAGCAACTATTGTTTTCTTGTATTTACAAGGCAGTCTGAGGCAGGGTTAAAACCCTTGAATGAAGTATATCCAATAAAGATCGTGCGTATTGAAGACTGTAGTGAAGAAGACGAAGATGTTGTAAAAGAAATTCTGATGAGCCACGGCCCACCTGTAAACATAAGTCATGTTGAAATCAATCTGAATAAAGTAATATCGGACCATTCCGAACGACTAATGAAAGAGACAAAAAATATTACATTGATTACCACTAGTATGTACAGATCACAAAACTACCAACGTGGAAACCCCCCATGTTTAGTAAATGATCCATGTGTAGTTATACTTGTCATGCATAAGAACTGGATACCTATTGGGAGTAAGCCTCTGCCTCGGGAAATCAACGGCATACCAGTGGATGTACGAGAAGGAATTGCAGTTAAATTTAGAGGAAAACTTCCTTCAGAAAAACACGACAACGTACGCATTGGTTGCAAAATTGAAAGCAGTGGTCTTCCTGGGTCCGGTCATTCATCCTGGGTTTGCAATGCAGGCACTCTTGGTGGATTTATACTTGGTTCAAATTCTACTATATATGGATTTACATGTGCACACATTCTTTTTCCTGACAAAACGTTGAAGGAAATGCAAAGAGATGAGAAAATTTATATTGGAGAGGATTTAGAGTTGAGTGTGATGAAACAGAAAGAAGAAGTATCTAGGCTCGACATAATTGTAAAACGTCTGGAGGAAAGGAAAGTATACCAAGCCAGCTGTGAAATGGATGAATATCTTGGCACTGTTGAGATGGCATTATACGCACTAGGGAGTACATTTGATTATACTGGAGTTGATTTTGCCGTCGTGAAAATTGATGCAGAACGGATTCCAAACACAACTGAATTCCCATATGTTGATGATTCAGGAACGTTTAAGAGAG TTATACTTAAAACAGAAACAGAAGGCGCTTCGACAGAAAGGGACTTTCGTTTTAATTCTGGAAAGATCATTGACGAAGATTTGAAATGTGGAGAGGAAGTTATTAAGTACGGATGTAGAACCCTACTTACGACCGGGATATTCCTAGGGAAAAGAACATTTAATAATATTGACGGTGAGACATGGTATGGACAGTGTGAAATTGTTTCTAATAGTAGTTTTGCAAAAGAAAGTGATTCCGGATCTCTTGTATTCAGGCAAAAAGAAAGCGATTTAGAAGCTGCTTGTATTCTTTTGGGTGGCACAAGAGTTCGATTTGCAGCGACATATTTTCCTGACATACTCGAAAGAACAGGTTTAAAAGACATAACGTTTCTCAAATTCGATAGCCAAGAAACAAAGGAATAA
- the LOC123532426 gene encoding uncharacterized protein LOC123532426 isoform X2 has protein sequence MSFCLQESMMKIVFFSSLTEDEWESCLQSKNESQIKKLIQENCIPSSIHLDAAYRIFERSSELLGDIFALVSEYIKKQSPHILRVYAAYDDRKNSESNYCFLVFTRQSEAGLKPLNEVYPIKIVRIEDCSEEDEDVVKEILMSHGPPVNISHVEINLNKVISDHSERLMKETKNITLITTSMYRSQNYQRGNPPCLVNDPCVVILVMHKNWIPIGSKPLPREINGIPVDVREGIAVKFRGKLPSEKHDNVRIGCKIESSGLPGSGHSSWVCNAGTLGGFILGSNSTIYGFTCAHILFPDKTLKEMQRDEKIYIGEDLELSVMKQKEEVSRLDIIVKRLEERKVYQASCEMDEYLGTVEMALYALGSTFDYTGVDFAVVKIDAERIPNTTEFPYVDDSGTFKRETEGASTERDFRFNSGKIIDEDLKCGEEVIKYGCRTLLTTGIFLGKRTFNNIDGETWYGQCEIVSNSSFAKESDSGSLVFRQKESDLEAACILLGGTRVRFAATYFPDILERTGLKDITFLKFDSQETKE, from the exons ATGTCTTTTTGTTTACAAGAAAGTATGATGAAAATTGTATTCTTTTCTTCCCTTACAGAAGATGAATGGGAATCCTGCTTACAGTCTAAAAACGAAAGTCAAATAAAGAAACTCATTCAGGAAAACTGTATTCCAAGTTCAATACATCTCGATGCTGCATACAGAATCTTTGAGCGCTCTTCTGAACTTCTTGGGGATATCTTTGCATTGGTTTCAGAGTACATAAAGAAGCAGTCACCACACATACTTCGAGTGTATGCGGCATATGATGATAGAAAGAATTCGGAGAGCAACTATTGTTTTCTTGTATTTACAAGGCAGTCTGAGGCAGGGTTAAAACCCTTGAATGAAGTATATCCAATAAAGATCGTGCGTATTGAAGACTGTAGTGAAGAAGACGAAGATGTTGTAAAAGAAATTCTGATGAGCCACGGCCCACCTGTAAACATAAGTCATGTTGAAATCAATCTGAATAAAGTAATATCGGACCATTCCGAACGACTAATGAAAGAGACAAAAAATATTACATTGATTACCACTAGTATGTACAGATCACAAAACTACCAACGTGGAAACCCCCCATGTTTAGTAAATGATCCATGTGTAGTTATACTTGTCATGCATAAGAACTGGATACCTATTGGGAGTAAGCCTCTGCCTCGGGAAATCAACGGCATACCAGTGGATGTACGAGAAGGAATTGCAGTTAAATTTAGAGGAAAACTTCCTTCAGAAAAACACGACAACGTACGCATTGGTTGCAAAATTGAAAGCAGTGGTCTTCCTGGGTCCGGTCATTCATCCTGGGTTTGCAATGCAGGCACTCTTGGTGGATTTATACTTGGTTCAAATTCTACTATATATGGATTTACATGTGCACACATTCTTTTTCCTGACAAAACGTTGAAGGAAATGCAAAGAGATGAGAAAATTTATATTGGAGAGGATTTAGAGTTGAGTGTGATGAAACAGAAAGAAGAAGTATCTAGGCTCGACATAATTGTAAAACGTCTGGAGGAAAGGAAAGTATACCAAGCCAGCTGTGAAATGGATGAATATCTTGGCACTGTTGAGATGGCATTATACGCACTAGGGAGTACATTTGATTATACTGGAGTTGATTTTGCCGTCGTGAAAATTGATGCAGAACGGATTCCAAACACAACTGAATTCCCATATGTTGATGATTCAGGAACGTTTAAGAGAG AAACAGAAGGCGCTTCGACAGAAAGGGACTTTCGTTTTAATTCTGGAAAGATCATTGACGAAGATTTGAAATGTGGAGAGGAAGTTATTAAGTACGGATGTAGAACCCTACTTACGACCGGGATATTCCTAGGGAAAAGAACATTTAATAATATTGACGGTGAGACATGGTATGGACAGTGTGAAATTGTTTCTAATAGTAGTTTTGCAAAAGAAAGTGATTCCGGATCTCTTGTATTCAGGCAAAAAGAAAGCGATTTAGAAGCTGCTTGTATTCTTTTGGGTGGCACAAGAGTTCGATTTGCAGCGACATATTTTCCTGACATACTCGAAAGAACAGGTTTAAAAGACATAACGTTTCTCAAATTCGATAGCCAAGAAACAAAGGAATAA